A window of the Teredinibacter franksiae genome harbors these coding sequences:
- a CDS encoding DUF4150 domain-containing protein produces the protein MGQTTFANARGIAHKGSGGLSMVFPDVCKTPTPGGPVPIPYPNIGKASDTSKGPKSVKTDGKMPMVKGAQYSRSAGDEAGTVKGLISSDQMGVCEFMMYSMDVKFEGKSVCRMGDPLFHNKKNIMG, from the coding sequence ATGGGTCAAACAACATTTGCAAATGCGCGCGGGATTGCCCACAAAGGCAGTGGCGGGCTGAGTATGGTATTCCCTGATGTGTGCAAAACGCCGACTCCAGGCGGGCCTGTGCCTATTCCCTATCCCAATATCGGCAAAGCCTCCGATACCAGCAAGGGGCCAAAATCCGTTAAAACGGATGGTAAAATGCCCATGGTCAAAGGTGCGCAATACTCCCGCAGTGCCGGTGATGAGGCTGGTACTGTTAAGGGCCTGATCAGCAGTGACCAGATGGGGGTGTGTGAATTTATGATGTATTCCATGGATGTGAAGTTTGAAGGTAAAAGTGTTTGCCGTATGGGTGACCCTTTATTCCATAACAAAAAAAATATA
- a CDS encoding ShlB/FhaC/HecB family hemolysin secretion/activation protein, translating to MKLINFRVFLAFTCTFYLLQANAGFLEMPNTKEVPEYEEETMRLDLDVPNVRERDPDPQGGPRLNVQEFRVQGIVEYPDLGITREALIKRIEEIRFELMKEGALLDSGYTLDEVGEVSDLLAEIEDETEGEHVSPVEVQRLVFLIRDQRRKRGVTLGMIESVADVITRFYRERGFILAKAYIPEQHVRDGVVTLTLLLGELGEVAVNGNNRHSDRMIQRVFDSSMGEPVTTKDIEERLYLVNDMPGVSSRGYFEPGSQVGDTKLNVNVVDEAWYDANVRIDNHGAPGSGEYRLYSDVFLYSPFGLADQLQLGFLASFEPMNSTYGLIRYQTNILHPRLSLYAGASTNDFTLDQTIGGDDNSQEINYKGDSVVVDGGASWKLKRSRVSNHSVDLNFSQIESSIGFEDQGTVFKDSIQNTTVSYTFDTINERKRRLHQGTVSAKSSEIIQAAQDTLETQSYILSYDYALLTFAPLPFTKAESRLIMRSSGQYSGSSVSPSVQFGLGGPLRARGFDVNQFYADYGLYAGVDWQFNGFGGDKAEFYGEKLRNIFQPYLLADTSYGYKYPLENNASDATEASYANVGIGVKISFKKMRGNLAFSRVLVDDVSSIFEEEEKKSGSKLYLDFQYSF from the coding sequence ATGAAATTGATTAATTTTCGTGTATTTTTGGCCTTTACGTGTACTTTTTATCTTCTTCAGGCCAACGCCGGTTTTCTGGAAATGCCTAACACCAAAGAAGTACCTGAATACGAAGAGGAAACCATGCGCCTCGACTTGGATGTGCCTAATGTACGCGAACGAGATCCAGACCCTCAAGGTGGGCCACGATTAAATGTTCAGGAATTTCGGGTGCAGGGTATTGTTGAATACCCGGATCTGGGAATTACCCGTGAGGCTCTGATAAAGCGTATTGAAGAGATTCGATTTGAATTAATGAAGGAGGGCGCGTTACTGGATTCTGGTTATACCCTAGATGAAGTTGGTGAAGTAAGCGATTTACTCGCTGAAATTGAAGATGAAACCGAAGGCGAACATGTGTCGCCCGTAGAAGTGCAGCGATTGGTGTTTTTAATTCGCGATCAGAGAAGAAAGCGTGGCGTAACCTTAGGCATGATTGAGTCGGTTGCCGATGTTATTACGCGTTTTTACCGAGAGCGTGGTTTTATACTAGCCAAAGCCTATATTCCTGAGCAGCATGTGCGAGACGGTGTAGTGACTTTAACGCTGCTTTTGGGGGAGTTGGGTGAGGTTGCGGTGAACGGAAATAATCGTCATTCCGACAGAATGATTCAGCGTGTTTTTGATTCCTCTATGGGGGAGCCGGTAACCACGAAAGATATTGAAGAACGGTTGTATTTAGTTAACGATATGCCCGGTGTAAGTTCGCGTGGTTATTTTGAGCCGGGCTCACAGGTAGGTGATACCAAGTTAAATGTGAATGTGGTGGATGAAGCATGGTACGACGCAAACGTGCGTATAGATAACCATGGTGCACCCGGCAGTGGCGAGTACCGTCTGTATTCCGATGTTTTTCTTTACAGCCCGTTTGGTTTGGCCGATCAGCTTCAGCTGGGCTTTTTGGCTTCCTTTGAACCGATGAACTCCACTTACGGGTTAATACGGTACCAAACCAATATTTTACACCCACGACTTAGTTTGTATGCGGGAGCATCCACAAACGACTTCACCTTGGATCAAACCATAGGTGGCGATGATAATTCCCAGGAAATTAATTATAAGGGCGATTCGGTTGTAGTCGATGGTGGAGCATCATGGAAATTAAAACGAAGCCGAGTTTCGAACCACTCAGTTGATTTGAATTTTTCTCAGATTGAATCGTCAATTGGATTTGAAGATCAGGGTACAGTGTTCAAAGATTCCATTCAGAATACAACAGTAAGTTATACTTTTGATACTATTAATGAGCGCAAGCGCAGGCTACATCAGGGAACTGTTTCTGCCAAATCATCGGAGATAATTCAGGCCGCGCAAGATACTCTGGAAACGCAATCTTATATATTGTCATACGACTACGCATTACTCACATTTGCGCCTTTACCTTTTACCAAAGCAGAAAGCCGTTTAATTATGCGATCTTCCGGGCAGTATTCAGGCTCATCGGTTTCGCCTTCGGTACAATTCGGTCTAGGTGGTCCACTTAGGGCAAGGGGCTTTGATGTTAACCAGTTTTATGCCGACTATGGTCTATACGCAGGGGTAGATTGGCAGTTTAATGGGTTTGGTGGAGATAAAGCTGAATTTTATGGCGAGAAGCTACGCAATATTTTTCAGCCGTACCTCTTGGCCGATACCTCCTATGGGTATAAATACCCCTTGGAAAATAATGCCTCCGACGCGACAGAAGCGAGTTATGCCAACGTGGGCATTGGGGTGAAAATCAGCTTCAAAAAAATGCGTGGTAATCTGGCGTTTTCACGGGTGCTTGTCGATGATGTTTCGTCGATATTCGAGGAAGAAGAAAAGAAAAGTGGAAGCAAGCTTTATTTGGATTTTCAGTATAGTTTCTAA